One Plasmodium berghei ANKA genome assembly, chromosome: 13 genomic region harbors:
- a CDS encoding E3 SUMO-protein ligase NSE2, putative has product MHYQDDSPKNANENGDDMISHDDENPYFKDVWDNLERYEEEYTPSNDIIKYHSHLQKSLYNILFSIKYFHDINIDSHFLKLVNKYVKLKLQGNQTDEKDISRLARFHLKSQKEDDDEDELVVDEEIGAFPTKCPISQMPFENPVTQRFSKNRKACVHTFENSFILRLIQNKDTIECPIAACKKKVYRNSLHPDYELLHHSRFMKFRDNITEAKEYFEKLRNDEDKCFNFVE; this is encoded by the exons ATGCATTATCAAGATGATTCCCCTAAAAAT gCAAATGAAAATGGAGATGACATGATATCACATGATGATGAa AATCCATATTTTAAAGATGTTTGGGATAATTTAGAAAGATATGAAGAAGAATATACACCATctaatgatataataaaatatcataGCCATTTACAAAAAAGCTTATACAACATTTTGTTTTCCATTAAGTATTTCC atgatataaatattgattcacattttttaaaactagtaaataaatatgtaaaacTAAAACTACAAG GTAATCAAACAGATGAAAAGGACATTTCTCGACTAGCAAGG TTCCATTTAAAAAGTCAAAAAGAAGATGACGATGAGGATGAATTAGTAGTCGATGAAGAAATAGGCGCATTTCCTACCAAATGTCCAATATCACAAATGCCCTTTGAAAATCCTGTTACACAAAg ATTTAGCAAAAATAGAAAGGCATGTGTTCACACCTTTGAAAATTCTTTTATTCTTAGAttaat acaaaataaagatacAATAGAATGCCCAATAGCcg cttgcaaaaaaaaagtctACAGAAATAGCTTGCACCCCGACTATGAGCTTCTTCATCACTCAAG GTTTATGAAGTTTAGAGATAATATCACAGAAGCAAAAGAATATTTCGAGAAGCTTCGGAATGATG AGGATAAATGTTTCAATTTTGtggaataa
- a CDS encoding transcriptional regulatory protein sir2b, producing MSCMYYASRLSKNENKGPLGEKEYFEDEEEEKEKIKVLIEKIRTSEYIVVHSGAGISTSSGLQDFRGPTGIWTNEYHNNIKNKKKHNKKKKTKQEHEIVQNCEDNENIIKHSQIKYDNPNSSSNQASINKKEPHFHRIKEERNESNHNNIHQNRIKADEINIDNIYKSSNNSLLETQRNCEKKENENRDNSNPIQFALIDQCANENTENCQSSDENYVKFGNRKKKVVELHLALPTKTHIMIKELMNKNIIKFLITQNIDSLHYRCGTKFSQISEIHGNIFIERCDFCGRRYLRDYVISTISFKPTGALCFLCSFPPIGICTDVLLDWNNAYEDFFHLNSIKHSQKADFHFCLGSSFYIVPASYYPSKKKFASKNSYSCLINYQKSSLFKELDLNIHSNVNNISDIIIKEFSLEPLAIRTALMIVVRCQLINFDLLCDQMVKINNIDKNVHDVLDTENENTDYNQHSFKTYRIKKEEIDKKYYTSICKNETDNQNNCINCSNNANDNNCNMDSNKFGYDDVISINDDINRNNGASPFLDNEEGRDEEKIENTNKNQLFLIKCSMIKNIKTGKLNSLNKITINEIDKNKGIWLIRTNFSCILEVELWYNSYILLKLIYNDKTPFIELNTWAIDVAYTYGDDIDDSYFSNNKGNFKQFNLNKNKYMSNHEEEMKRGDINTTPAIINEENDGMKTFEIYDEEKLKSFKVSEILNEHVHVGFNPRNVKPKNKVQLLAILNNTFDMNKYDNYFSFELSNSIKLLYNLFCIINKFNEENNFIIKKKHNDNEKTIQFIKNLHLSKNIYLYTNDFLNLFNNNDKTISRSSYTFRERKKRNLEDFNVYSSDENKENTSNFIFYYLYMNEDISLYKIQLKKTLIKKEIISSSCHHQNVSNYNQNLLKRENVQQTSSKEKYNNINNTILSEGQHFGINQEAPIDISTNETKETISNNEKCDVSNNIFLKNELPFTNRINSDNCTSTNKIPIPQSNNGDVMFNSNTPNIVETLNCDFKDASSKKISNINIIIPNYEESDKKNNHNKKGNEIQIENDSITENNIDNKNGGEHYSQLLFYPDLLINNEYKHGELVHKIPKYIKPQKIYTPYKKLSRNKKYSNTLQKYRSEIWESSYHEFVNNIDKEHIVDSILYKELCYFPFWLLNYTNDLFECV from the coding sequence atgagTTGCATGTACTATGCCTCACGTTTGTCAAAAAACGAGAACAAAGGACCATTAGGCGAAAAGGAATATTTTGAAGACgaagaagaagaaaaagaaaagataAAAGTATTAATCGAGAAAATACGAACAAGTGAATACATTGTTGTACATTCCGGAGCTGGTATATCTACTAGTTCAGGACTGCAAGATTTTCGAGGGCCCACTGGAATATGGACAAATGAGTATcacaataatattaaaaataagaagaaacataataagaaaaaaaaaacaaaacaagAACACGAAATTGTACAAAATTGCGAAGATAATGAAAACATCATAAAACATTCCCAAATAAAGTATGATAATCCAAACAGCTCATCCAATCAGGCttctataaataaaaaagaaccTCATTTTCATAGAATTAAAGAGGAAAGAAATGAAAGcaatcataataatatccATCAAAATCGTATCAAAGCcgatgaaataaatatagataatatatacaaaagtTCAAATAATAGCCTTTTGGAAACACAAAGAAActgtgaaaaaaaagaaaacgaAAATCGTGATAACTCAAATCCTATACAATTCGCATTAATAGATCAATGTGCAAATGAAAATACTGAAAATTGTCAAAGTTCTGatgaaaattatgtaaagtttggaaatagaaaaaaaaaagttgtAGAGCTTCATTTAGCTTTACCAACCAAAACAcatattatgataaaagaattaatgaataaaaatattataaaatttttaattactCAAAATATAGATTCTTTACATTATAGATGTGGCACAAAATTTTCTCAAATATCGGAAATAcatggaaatatatttatagaaaGATGCGATTTTTGTGGTAGGCGATATTTAAGAGATTATGTTATATCAACAATCAGTTTTAAACCTACTGGGGCTTTATGCTTTTTATGTTCATTCCCTCCAATAGGGATTTGCACAGATGTTTTATTAGATTGGAATAATGCATATGAagatttttttcatttgaaCTCTATTAAACATTCTCAAAAAGCGgattttcatttttgtttGGGTTCtagtttttatattgtacCAGCTAGTTATTATccatcaaaaaaaaaatttgcaagtaaaaattcatatagTTGCTTAAttaattatcaaaaatcGTCCCTATTCAAAGAACTAgatttaaatatacattCAAATGTTAACAATATATCagatataattattaaggAGTTCTCTTTAGAACCTCTTGCTATAAGAACTGCTTTGATGATTGTTGTTAGATGTCAATTAATAAACTTTGATTTATTATGTGATCAAATggttaaaattaataatatagacaAAAATGTGCATGATGTACTAGACACAGAAAACGAAAACACAGATTATAACCAACATAGCTTTAAAACTTACAGGATTAAGAAGGAAGAGATTGATAAAAAGTATTATACTTCTATATGCAAAAATGAAACGGacaatcaaaataattgcATAAACTGTTCAAATAATgcaaatgataataattgtaACATGGATAGTAATAAATTTGGATATGATGATGTTATTTCGATCAACGATGATATAAACCGAAATAATGGCGCATCTCCTTTTTTGGATAATGAAGAAGGAAgagatgaagaaaaaattgagaatacaaataaaaatcaattatttttaataaagtGTTCAatgattaaaaatataaaaacaggaaaattaaatagcttaaataaaattacaataaatgaaatagataaaaataaaggaatCTGGTTAATACGTACAAATTTTTCATGTATATTAGAAGTAGAATTATGGTATAattcttatattttactaaaactcatttataatgataaaacaCCATTTATCGAATTGAATACATGGGCTATTGATGTTGCATACACATATGGTGATGATATTGACGATTCTTATTTTAGCAATAATAAAGGAaattttaaacaatttaacctaaataaaaataagtatatGTCTAATCATGAAGAAGAAATGAAAAGGGGTGATATTAATACAACACCCGCTATTATTAATGAGGAAAATGATGGAATGAAGACTTTCGAAATATACGATGAGGAAAAATTGAAATCTTTTAAAGTCTCcgaaatattaaatgaacATGTTCATGTTGGATTTAATCCTAGAAATGTAAAacctaaaaataaagttcAATTGTTAGCAATTTTGAATAATACTTTtgatatgaataaatatgataattatttttcctttGAGTTATCCAATTCtatcaaattattatataatttattttgtataataaataaatttaatgaagaaaacaattttattataaaaaaaaaacataatgataatgaaaaaacaatacaatttattaaaaatctccatttatcaaaaaatatatatttatatactaatgattttttaaatttgtttaataataatgataaaacaaTTAGCCGTTCTTCTTACACATTTCGAGAACggaaaaaaagaaactTGGAAGATTTTAATGTATATTCATCCGacgaaaataaagaaaatacatCAAActttatcttttattatttatatatgaatgaaGATATAAGTTTGTATAAAATACAACTTAAAAAAACTTtgattaaaaaagaaataattagCAGCTCATGCCACCATCAAAATGTATCAAATTATAATCAAAATTTACTCAAAAGGGAAAATGTTCAACAAACTTCGtcaaaagaaaaatataataatataaataacacAATTTTATCTGAAGGTCAACATTTTGGTATAAATCAAGAAGCGCCTATAGACATAAGTACAAATGAAACGAAAGAAACTATATCAAACAATGAAAAATGTGATgtttcaaataatatttttttaaaaaatgaattaccTTTTACAAATCGTATAAACAGCGACAATTGTACTAGCACAAATAAAATCCCAATCCCTCAATCAAATAATGGTGACGTAATGTTTAATTCTAATACACCAAATATAGTTGAAACTTTAAATTGCGATTTTAAAGATGCATCAAGCAAGAAGATtagtaatataaatataataataccTAATTATGAGGAaagtgataaaaaaaataatcacAACAAAAAAGGTAATGAAATTCAAATTGAAAATGACTCGATTAcggaaaataatatagataataaaaatggtgGTGAGCATTATTcacaattattattttaccCAGATCTgctaataaataatgaatataaacatGGGGAACTAGTGCATAAAATTCCAAAGTATATTAAGccacaaaaaatatatactcCATATAAGAAACTTtcaagaaataaaaaatattccaaCACActtcaaaaatatagaagTGAAATATGGGAAAGTAGTTATCATGaatttgtaaataatatagataagGAACATATTGTTGACTCTATTTTGTATAAAGAGTTGTGTTATTTCCCTTTTTGGCTTTTAAATTACACCAACGACTTATTTGAATGTGTATAA
- a CDS encoding pre-mRNA-splicing factor CWF18, putative, whose protein sequence is MLKMEKIKHYEKLKFYNYVPVNKELKACCISCPDTEKYELELNEQLEEELKNVFQGNILDQIHAKNINADLKRDLQKKMNILSKRTDKAIIELIKRKINDNKNNQAIYNENEDENTCMTLDLNKNNDAKFGHILHETLNKLDNMDESD, encoded by the coding sequence ATGCtgaaaatggaaaaaataaaacattatgaaaaattaaagttttataattatgttCCAGTAAATAAAGAGCTAAAGGCATGTTGTATATCTTGTCCTGATACTGAAAAATATGAGCTTGAATTAAATGAGCAATTGGAAGaggaattaaaaaatgtatttcaAGGTAACATATTAGATCAAATTcatgcaaaaaatataaatgctGATTTGAAAAGagatttacaaaaaaaaatgaatattctATCTAAAAGAACAGATAAAGCAATTATCGAATTAattaaaaggaaaataaatgacaataaaaataatcaagctatttataatgaaaatgaagatgAGAATACATGTATGACTTTAGAtcttaacaaaaataatgatgcCAAATTTGGCCATATTTTACATGAAACTCTTAATAAATTGGATAACATGGATGAATCAGATTAA
- a CDS encoding LCCL domain-containing protein, which produces MELFRFAIITLVFLIHKCYSENYDKENLKKLTEYRQQHRKTVDGRLCAAAFVQDDNTYTDCTKSTDPNGLTGREWCYVEVQLIGKGNRDWDYCKGVINYDIVRSKARTFFQAKSNELNGAVKKLDMEYKKLGGVYEKYEENCGTTSELIKKRIEEINDIAKASSRNINKLLLQASSINDMETKLYELDDEVETNRKAFLNNKKNCSILKGYAIEDKADGLTGSYYDNAYFSGYPLSINNDKYINFIWDSGVPIEMIPYQHFSVRWDGYIKIPQTDNYIISIEHDCGVRIFLDNSPIIVNNMPDPKEEESEEIKPIYILPINKINSNVQKISSEKLGLIGGKKYKFRIEYFHLSTIKHENPDTAHIILYWKSDKLIDEEIIPTHFFFKSNTTIPLRIKELGGDDYEIFYLENGADAFINSSNYIISDIPTIYEKSKAIRSLNNFNKNIIKFKTNTYSKVYIAIYKEESNNIPINEITKKSFTNTKEVLSIYHIHGDRIMNAIGHNTNASEQKTYNIYSSEYYEGEVIIKLNMPTHFIIFIMQNEFRSDNSCIGNEEPVSLVNSPYFNSCYTSSYESEKYDCQSGFSGNNKNKEYSTWKTAINKSLGQYITINFNYDIDIHSFTFKTLFSLENNITELSLYFANNTNPEIFSISPGHHKYKLKFPIKSKFVKVVISKVNDSKHQTGGNITFYGIPCGAYTNKEKNIEVKQNEHEINIYFRSKNISVISKPLTWMVDNGLKKQTHGYFNYGWEKVPTPIEWEQLNKQNSSHGGISFYPLECKKESNLTTSDNNNCDTSNTWSIDLLHEGTYYVTIEIGSPLGKQNLNYIKVNGEVFINNMFLKPKQYTKVSANIDIKKNKTLQVSTNTNTVIQSIQIIFLHN; this is translated from the exons ATGGAATTATTTCGATTTGCAATTATTACGCTAGTATTTTTGATACATAAATGCTACAGTGAGAATTATGAcaaagaaaatttaaaa aaaCTGACGGAATACAGGCAACAACATCGGAAAACGGTAGATGGTAGACTATGTGCCGCTGCATTTGTGCAAGATGACAACACATATACTGATTGTACGAAATCAACAGACCCTAATGGATTAACAGGAAGAGAATGGTGTTATGTAGAAGTTCAATTAATAGGAAAAGGCAATAGAGATTGGGATTATTGTAAAGGtgtaataaattatgatattGTTAGGTCAAAAGCCCGAACGTTTTTTCAAGCTAAATCAAATGAGTTAAATGGTGctgtaaaaaaattagatatggaatataaaaaattaggaggtgtatatgaaaaatatgaagaaaattGTGGGACTACTTCTGaattaataaagaaaagaaTAGAAGAAATTAATGATATAGCTAAAGCGTCAAgtagaaatataaataagttATTATTACAAGCATCATCTATCAATGATATggaaacaaaattatatgaattagATGATGAAGTCGAAACAAATAGAAAagcatttttaaataataaaaaaaattgttctATATTAAAAGGATATGCAATTGAAGATAAGGCAGATGGTTTGACAGGGAGTTATTATGACAATGCTTATTTTTCAGGATACCCCTTatcaataaataatgacaaatatataaattttatatggGATAGTGGTGTACCTATTGAAATGATACCTTATCAGCATTTTTCTGTTCGATGGGAcggatatataaaaatacctCAAACagataattatattataagtATTGAACATGATTGTGGGGTTCGAATATTTTTAGACAATTCTCCTATAattgttaataatatgCCAGATCCTAAAGAAGAAGAATctgaagaaataaaaccaatatatattttaccaattaataaaattaattcaaATGTTCAAAAAATTAGCTCAGAAAAATTAGGATTAATTGGAggcaaaaaatataaatttagaatagaatattttcatttaagtACTATAAAACACGAAAATCCAGATACTGCTcacataatattatattggAAATCAGATAAGCTAATTGATGAAGAAATTATTCCAAcacactttttttttaaaagtaaTACAACTATACCCCTTAGAATTAAAGAATTAGGTGGTGACGATTAcgaaatattttatctcGAAAATGGAGCAGATGCATTTATCAATTCTTcgaattatattatatctgATATACCTactatatatgaaaaatcgAAAGCTATACGCAGTTTgaacaattttaataaaaacattattaaatttaaaaccAATACATACAGCAAAGTTTATATAGCTATATATAAAGAGgaaagtaataatattccaataaatgaaataacaaaaaagaGTTTCACAAATACTAAAGAAGTATTGTCCATATATCATATACATGGGGATAGAATAATGAATGCAATTGGTCACAATACAAATGCATCGGAACAAAAAAcgtataatatttattcttCTGAATATTACGAAGGCgaagtaataataaaattaaacatGCCAacacattttattatatttatcatgcAAAATGAATTTCGATCAGACAACAGTTGTATAGGAAATGAAGAACCTGTTTCTTTAGTAAATTCTCCGTATTTTAATTCTTGTTATACATCTTCATATGAAtctgaaaaatatgattgtCAATCAGGGTTTAGcggaaataataaaaataaagaatattcAACATGGAAAACTGCTATTAATAAATCGCTAGGTCAATATATAactataaattttaattatgatATAGATATACATTCATTTACTTTTAAAACCTTATTTtctttagaaaataatattacagaattatcattatattttgcaaataatacaaatcctgaaatattttctatatcaCCAGGGCaccataaatataaacttAAATTTCCTATAAAATCCAAATTTGTAAAAGTTGTTATATCTAAAGTAAATGATTCAAAACATCAAACTGGTGGAAATATTACTTTCTATGGTATACCATGTGGGGCTTATACAAATAAGGAAAAGAATATTGAGGTCAAACAAAATGAGCatgaaattaatatatattttagaagtaaaaatattagtGTGATATCGAAGCCATTAACTTGGATGGTAGATAATGGAttgaaaaaacaaactcatggttattttaattatggTTGGGAAAAGGTACCTACACCTATAGAATGGGAACAACtgaataaacaaaattcaTCTCATGGTGGTATATCATTTTATCCATTAGAATGTAAAAAAGAAAGCAATTTAACCACtagtgataataataattgtgATACTTCCAATACATGGTCTATTGATTTATTGCATGAAGGTACTTATTATGTCACAATCGAAATTGGTTCTCCTTTaggaaaacaaaatttaaattatattaaagtTAATGGTGaagtttttataaataacatGTTTTTAAAGCCAAAACAATATACAAAGGTTAGTGCAAatattgatataaaaaaaaataaaactttaCAAGTTTCTACAAATACAAACACGGTTATACAATctatacaaattatatttctccacaattaa
- a CDS encoding calcineurin subunit B, putative — protein sequence MGNTHAILSEKDQKDLLQAARFSEMDIKKMYKRFIELDTNKNGQLDPNELFDVPEISDNPLVKRVISIFDSNSDGKVSFVEFLVGITKLMSTTDDFQKKKFAFDIYDINKDGMISNGELFTVMKMMVGNNLNDVQLQQLVDRTIIQADKDGDGMISFEEFKDMISHIDVGNKLKLDL from the exons ATGGG AAACACACACGCAATATTATCTGAAAAAGATCAAAAGGATTTATTGCAAGCTGCTCGTTTTAGTGAAAtggatattaaaaaaatgtataaaagATTTATTGAACTtgatacaaataaaaacgGACAACTAGATCCAAATGAATTATTTGATGTTCCTGAAATAAGCGAT AATCCACTAGTAAAAAGAGTTATATCAATATTTGATTCAAATTCAGATGGAAAAGTATCATTTGTTGAATTCTTAGTTGGAATAa CGAAATTAATGTCAACCACCGACGAttttcagaaaaaaaaattcgcctttgatatatatgacataaataaagatgGAATGATTTCTAATGGTGAATTATTTACCGTTATGAAAATGATGGTTGggaataatttaaatgatgtacag ttGCAGCAGCTAGTTGATAGAACAATCATACAAGCAGATAAAGACGGGGATGGAATGATTTCCTTTGAAGAATTTAAAGAT ATGATATCGCACATTGATGTTGGGAATAAACTCAAGCTagatttataa
- a CDS encoding sortilin, putative, with protein sequence MKKKIEQNNPRHKKYSYSDESKMQNFLYKSINKNRFYLLFFLFLFSSLTHLAQCQVKKKVSVSEINFDSAVDDVQWCGNNHSTVLVKTVKGKLYRSSDGGKIWTNITSNLSESFNNKNDNTSGHTPETTAVDLIMVNPINKNIVLVIGAQNSHYISEDAGETFKLINYKNKINFWQFHNKKAHWALVSSWTASCFSTDNTSGECMQTLSLTQDLGANFQLIDIYVVQFNWGDVSSHSEDTIYYTRHRNRNGHQQRFSGWSKDVDFVSTNNFGKDVEVLVKHGNKFLISNGYIFVAKLNDVIKQTVNMMVSTDGGKTFNKANLPKDIHEKSYTILDTSEGAIMLHVNHGSTSEKLNTGNVYISDASGLNYTLSLPNNIRTASGECEFDRVLSLDGVYIANFLDDQDEMKDDDLKFTNFKLQLEEEVGPFETNTEKRKKQLIKGKNEEIVRTVISFNKGGHWSYLKAPKVDSIGNKYDCGDECYLHLHGITNYHQYAPFYSIENAVGIIMGTGNVGSHLKYKSDEVNTFLSRDGGVTWIEAHKGPYIYEFGDHGGLIVMSDDLRKTNQIVFSWNEGQSWFDFELGQFPIDIDNIVAEPTSSSVEFLVYGTRNDIGVLYHLDFNTLGQPLCKGLWAADSVSSDYETWSPSSGAFTDKCILGRKITYTRRKQTSECFNGKDLKRIVDKKFCDCTPEDYECETGFTRKVGSFECKPTDSTLTIEGCTSSSYFYATAYRKVPGDVCVNGWVPEKVPVPCPDYSPFNNSAKSILLILFIMGLVMLIITYICRNPKIRNMFYNYGFDTFEHVKYSVVKTKKGNINSNAFEPEMEFIDAEQDNNEEDVPTLMSYNNERNGQRSDFELTRNRSNHNNYITSRTSNSQKKYPESIELL encoded by the exons atgaaaaaaaaaatcgaacAAAACAATCCGAGGCACAAAAAGTATTCCTACTCAGATGAAAGCAAGAtgcaaaattttttatataaaagtataaataaaaatcgaTTTTaccttttattttttttattccttttttcGTCATTAACACATTTAGCACAATGccaagtaaaaaaaaaagtttcTGTTAGTGAAATAAATTTCGATAGTGCCGTGGATGATGTCCAATGGTGTGGTAACAACCATTCGACTGTTTTAGTAAAAACGGTAAAGggaaaattatatagaaGTTCAGATGGAGGTAAAATATGGACAAATATAACAAGTAATTTATCGGAAAGTTTCAACAACAAAAATGATAACACATCAGGACATACCCCTGAAACTACTGCAGTCGATCTTATTATGGTTAATCctattaacaaaaatattgtattaGTTATTGGAGCTCAAAATAGTCATTATATATCAGAGGATGCTGGAGaaacatttaaattaataaattataaaaataaaattaatttttggcaatttcataataaaaaggcACACTGGGCTTTAGTTTCATCATGGACAGCTTCTTGTTTTTCGACAGATAATACCAGTGGGGAATGTATGCAAACTTTATCATTAACACAAGATTTAGGTGCAAATTTTCAGTTAATAGATATTTATGTTGTTCAATTTAATTGGGGAGATGTAAGTTCACATTCCGAAGATACTATTTATTACACTCGACATAGAAATAGAAATGGTCACCAACAAAGATTTAGTGGATGGTCTAAAGATGTCGATTTTGTATctacaaataattttggaAAAGATGTCGAAGTGCTAGTAAAACACGGGAATAAGTTTTTAATATcaaatggatatatatttgttgcTAAGTTAAATGATGTAATTAAACAAACAGTTAATATGATGGTATCAACAGACGGAGGAAAAACATTTAATAAAGCGAATTTACCAAAAGATATACATGAGAAATCATATACTATTTTAGATACTTCAGAAGGTGCTATAATGCTACATGTAAATCATGGATCAACAtctgaaaaattaaatactggaaatgtgtatatttcTGATGCGTCCGGGCTAAATTATACCCTTTCATTACCAAACAATATAAGAACTGCATCTGGTGAATGCGAATTTGATAGAGTTTTAAGTTTAGATGGTGTATATATTGCAAATTTTTTAGATGATCAAGATGAGATGAAAGATGACGATTTAAAGTTcacaaattttaaattgcAGTTAGAAGAAGAAGTAGGGCCATTTGAAACAAATAcagaaaaaagaaaaaaacaattaataaaaggaaaaaatgaagaaatcGTAAGAACtgttatttcttttaataaagGTGGACATTGGTCATATTTGAAAGCACCGAAAGTAGATAGTAtaggaaataaatatgattgTGGAGATGAGTGTTATTTACATTTACATGGTATAACAAACTATCATCAATATGCTCCATTTTATTCAATAGAAAATGCGGTTGGAATAATTATGGGAACAGGTAATGTCGGTAGCCacttaaaatataaaagcgATGAAgtaaatacatttttatcaagAGATGGTGGCGTGACATGGATAGAGGCACACAAAGGcccatatatttatgagTTTGGTGATCATGGTGGTTTAATAGTTATGTCAGATGATTTGCGTAAAACTAATCAAATTGTTTTTAGCTGGAATGAAGGACAAAGTTGGTTTGATTTTGAATTAGGGCAATTCCCAATAGatattgataatattgTAGCTGAGCCAACTTCTTCGTCCGTTGAATTTTTAGTTTATGGTACAAGAAATGATATAGGGGTTTTATATCATCTTGATTTTAATACTCTTGGGCAACCTTTATGTAAAGGGCTATGGGCGGCAGACTCAGTTTCTTCTGATTACGAAACCTGGTCTCCTTCTAGTGGCGCCTTCACagataaatgtatattagGAAGAAAAATTACCTACACACGAAGAAAACAAACATCTGAATGTTTTAATGGAAAGGATTTAAAAAGAATtgttgataaaaaattttgtgATTGTACACCAGAAGATTACGAATGTGAAACTGGTTTTACACGAAAAGTTGGAAGCTTTGAATGTAAACCAACTGATTCAACATTAACAATTGAAGGGTGCACAAGTAgttcttatttttatgcaaCAGCTTATAGAAAAGTTCCTGGTGACGTATGTGTTAATGGTTGGGTTCCTGAAAAGGTCCCTGTTCCTTGTCCAGACTATTCCCcatttaataata GCGCCAAATCAATTTTGCTCATACTGTTTATTATGGGACTCGTTATGCTTATAATTACATACATATGCAGAAACCCTAAAATTCGAAACatgttttataattatg gCTTTGATACATTTGAGCATGTCAAATATTCAGTTGTTAAAACGAAAAAAGGAAACATAAATAGCAATGCGTTCGAACCTGAAATGGAATTTATAGACGCGGAACAA gATAACAACGAAGAAGATGTTCCTACCCTTATGTCATATAATAACGAAAGAAATGGACAAAGAAGCGATTTCGAATTAACTAGAAATAGATCaaatcataataattatattacatCCAGAACATCGaattcacaaaaaaaatatccaGAAAGCattgaattattataa